The Seriola aureovittata isolate HTS-2021-v1 ecotype China chromosome 12, ASM2101889v1, whole genome shotgun sequence genome window below encodes:
- the LOC130178336 gene encoding tripartite motif-containing protein 16-like, which translates to MAQQGNQLDQERFCCLICLDLLKDPVTIPCGHSYCINCVKTHWDKEDEKKIHSCPQYRKTFIPRPVLVKSTMLAVLLEELKKTGLQAAPADHCYAGPEDVACDVCTGRKLKAVKSCLLCLASYCEKHLQPHYDVARLKKHKLVEPSKKLQENICSRHDEVMKMFCRTDQQCICYLCSVDEHKGHDTVSAAAERTERQRELQLSRQQIQQRIKDSEKIFTELIRLMEKRSSDVKQQIRSQQKTEVSRVKELQEKLEQEITELKRKDAELKQLSHTEDHNQFLHNYPSLSRLSESTDSSSINIRPLSYFEDVTAAVSQLREKLQDILRDTWTNISLTVTEVDVLLSQSEPRTRAGFLKYSQEITLDPNTANTYLLLSEGRKATVMIQQQSYSSHADRFTSCEQVLSKETLTGRCYWEVEWRGGKVSVAVAYKNISRAGNSDECLFGRNDTSWALDCNQNSYTLWYNNDNTPVSGPQSSRVGVYLDHRAGVLSFYSVSETMTLLHRVQTTFTQPLYAGLWVYDTAELCELK; encoded by the coding sequence ATGGCGCAGCAAGGAAATCAGCTGGACCAAGAGAGATTCTGCTGTTTGATCTGTCTGGATCTACTGAAGGATCCGGTGACTATTCCCTGTGGACACAGCTACTGCATCAACTGTGTTAAAACCCACTGGGATAaagaggatgagaagaaaaTCCACAGCTGCCCTCAGTATAGGAAGACCTTCATACCAAGACCTGTCCTGGTGAAAAGCACCATGTTAGCAGTTttactggaggagctgaagaagactggactccaagctgctcctgctgatcACTGCTATGCTGGACCTGAAGATGTGGCCTGTGATGTCTGCACTGGgagaaaactgaaagctgtCAAATCCTGTCTACTTTGTCTGGCCTCTTACTGTGAGAAACACCTGCAGCCTCATTATGATGTAGCTCgtttaaagaaacacaagctggtgGAGCCCTCCAAGAAGCTCCAGGAGAACATCTGCTCTCGtcatgatgaggtgatgaagatgttctgccgcactgatcagcagtgtatctgttatctctgctctgtggatgAACATAAAGGCCACgacacagtctcagctgcagcagaaaggactgagaggcagagagagctccAGCTGAGTCGACAACAAATCCAGCAGAGAATCAAGGACAGTGAGAAGATCTTCACTGAGCTGATCCGTCTCATGGAGAAAAGAAGCtctgatgtgaagcagcagatcagatcccAGCAGAAAACTGAAGTGAGTCGAGTCAAAGAGCttcaggagaagctggagcaggagatcactgagctgaagaggaaagacgctgagctgaagcagctctcacacacagaggatcacaACCAGTTTCTACACAACTACCCCTCACTGTCACGACTCAGTGAATCTACAGACTCATCCAGCATCAATATCCGTCCTCTGAGCTACTTTGAGGacgtgacagcagctgtgtcacagctcagagagaaacTACAGGACATTCTGAGAGACACATGGACAAACATctcactgacagtgactgaAGTGGATGTTTTACTGTCACAATCAGAGCCCAGGACCAGAGCTGGattcttaaaatattcacaggaaatcacactggatccaaacacagcaaatacatATCTGTTATTATCTGAGGGCAGAAAAGCAACAGTAATGATTCAACAACAGTCTTATTCTAGTCATGCAGACAGGTTCACTTCATGTGAGCAGGTCCTGAGTAAAGAGACTCTGACTGGACGttgttactgggaggtggagtggagaggaggcAAGGTTTCTGTAGCAGTTGCATACAAGAATATCAGCAGAGCAGGGAACTCGGATGAATGTTTATTTGGACGCAATGACACATCGTGGGCGTTAGATTGTAACCAAAACAGTTATACATTGTGGTACAACAATGACAACACTCCAGTCTCAGGTCCTCAGTCCTCCAGAGTAGGAGTGTACCTGGATCACAGAGCAGGtgttctgtccttctacagcgtctctgaaaccatgactctcctccacagagtccagaccacattcactcagcctctctatGCTGGACTTTGGGTTTATGACACAGCTGAGTTGTGTGAACTCAAATAG